In the Leptospira limi genome, one interval contains:
- the queD gene encoding 6-carboxytetrahydropterin synthase QueD encodes MEEIELSKTFGFEAAHFLPNVPEGHKCKRMHGHSFRFAVYLKGEIDPHTGWIMDFGELKSIVKPILDEHLDHYVLNDVPGLENPTSENIAVWLWNQLKPKLPLLDKITLYETCTSSCVYRGPKK; translated from the coding sequence ATGGAAGAGATCGAACTTTCCAAAACCTTTGGTTTTGAAGCTGCTCATTTTTTACCAAATGTCCCAGAAGGACATAAATGCAAACGAATGCACGGACATAGTTTTCGTTTTGCCGTGTATCTAAAGGGTGAAATCGATCCTCATACTGGATGGATTATGGACTTTGGCGAACTGAAATCCATCGTCAAACCAATCTTAGACGAACATTTGGATCATTATGTATTAAATGATGTGCCTGGCCTAGAAAATCCCACAAGTGAAAACATTGCGGTTTGGCTTTGGAACCAACTCAAACCAAAACTTCCACTACTCGATAAAATCACTCTCTACGAAACTTGCACAAGTTCTTGTGTGTATAGAGGGCCAAAAAAATAA
- the queC gene encoding 7-cyano-7-deazaguanine synthase QueC: MVSVSDSTNKSQSEKKGAVVLLSGGLDSTTCLYVAAKEFGFPKNKKLPILALSFDYSQKHKIELIKSKKIAKELGVKHVIQKLDPGFFLGSSLTEKKIKVRKNAKSLFSGNDKEIPNTYVPGRNILFLSFALSLAEGHGYDSIYIGVNALDYSGYPDCRPEFIESFQKMANLGTKKGVSGIGDSIQIKTPLLHLGKKEIIELGIHVNAPLHLTHSCYDPVVGKPCGKCDSCILRAKGFLEMGIPDPALSKKFV; encoded by the coding sequence ATGGTCTCCGTTTCGGATTCCACAAACAAATCCCAATCTGAAAAAAAAGGTGCCGTCGTACTGTTGTCAGGTGGACTAGACTCTACTACTTGTCTTTATGTTGCAGCAAAGGAATTTGGATTCCCCAAAAACAAAAAACTACCAATCCTCGCACTTTCGTTCGATTATTCCCAAAAACATAAAATTGAACTCATCAAAAGTAAAAAAATAGCAAAAGAACTCGGAGTCAAACATGTGATCCAAAAATTGGATCCAGGATTTTTTTTAGGAAGTTCTCTCACCGAAAAAAAGATCAAAGTGAGAAAAAACGCCAAATCACTGTTTAGTGGTAATGATAAGGAAATTCCGAATACCTATGTACCGGGTCGTAATATTTTGTTTTTATCGTTTGCTTTGTCGCTCGCGGAAGGACATGGGTATGATTCCATTTACATTGGAGTGAATGCTTTAGATTATTCTGGGTATCCCGATTGTCGGCCTGAGTTTATCGAGTCCTTTCAAAAGATGGCAAATCTCGGAACCAAAAAAGGGGTAAGTGGTATTGGGGATTCCATCCAAATTAAAACACCCCTACTTCATCTCGGGAAAAAAGAAATTATCGAGCTGGGAATTCATGTAAACGCACCTCTCCACCTAACGCATTCTTGTTATGATCCTGTTGTTGGGAAACCTTGTGGAAAATGTGATTCTTGTATTTTAAGAGCAAAAGGATTTTTAGAAATGGGAATTCCGGATCCAGCTCTGTCTAAGAAATTTGTTTGA
- a CDS encoding SGNH/GDSL hydrolase family protein, translating to MSLVRPTLGMFGDSIMALWPAEEQLKPFVVIKNAFPVRKTTDILFAIENDQSRYNACIYNGGVNDYLGNFTPQQSELEFTVQNQIRALTHLQTRCDQILAINIWYVELPWPMEAASRLNVLMKERVQFVPRLDPETWIKSSDLLDGDHLTERGYQKLSDKTLEHFRTRIPWIDFLPR from the coding sequence TTGAGCCTTGTTCGACCAACTTTAGGGATGTTTGGTGATAGTATTATGGCTTTATGGCCAGCAGAAGAACAACTAAAACCATTTGTTGTGATTAAAAATGCTTTTCCCGTTCGAAAAACGACTGATATCTTATTTGCAATTGAAAATGACCAATCTAGATATAATGCCTGTATATACAACGGGGGTGTGAACGATTATCTAGGGAATTTTACACCACAACAATCTGAATTAGAATTTACAGTGCAAAATCAAATTCGTGCTCTCACACACCTCCAGACTAGATGTGATCAGATTCTTGCGATCAATATTTGGTATGTTGAATTACCTTGGCCTATGGAAGCCGCATCAAGGCTGAATGTTTTAATGAAGGAAAGGGTTCAGTTTGTTCCAAGATTGGATCCAGAAACTTGGATCAAAAGTTCTGACTTATTGGATGGGGACCATCTAACAGAGAGAGGGTATCAAAAACTTTCAGATAAAACATTAGAGCATTTTCGAACACGTATTCCATGGATCGATTTTTTACCTAGATGA
- a CDS encoding MBOAT family O-acyltransferase, with protein MFLCHFVLVVLLNYLFYKFFRYQFNKIQITGIIVLNLLNLVFFKYFYFLVNVIQDIFGFQQISEVTSVIPNIVLPLAISFYTFQILAFQIDVYRGKIQSVVSAVDFTIFIMFFPQLIAGPIMRHTDFFKQLHSKKRFLELPFNAGGYLILLGVLKKVIIADNISPVIEPFFSHPETYSGLSALLSVYGFAIQIYCDFSGYCDIARGLALLLGYDIPVNFNAPYFSTSLKEFWQRWHITLSQWLRDYLYISLGGNRFGNLRTYFNLVITMVLGGLWHGANYTFLVWGALHGFYLIFERIISKPHKESSSYLIRIIKGLVVFHLVCFAWLFFRIEKIQDFQSIYQNIYNQSGIDIAEIPKLYRLIAVGFLLHTYEYFQRNVAIQFQYRKLFLPSLAIVCGILVLTLSSNSTQFIYFQF; from the coding sequence TTGTTTTTATGCCACTTTGTTCTAGTTGTACTTCTCAATTATTTATTTTATAAATTCTTTCGTTATCAATTTAACAAAATCCAAATTACTGGGATCATTGTCCTAAATTTACTAAACTTAGTCTTTTTTAAGTATTTTTACTTCTTAGTAAATGTCATCCAGGACATCTTTGGATTCCAACAAATCTCAGAAGTAACATCCGTTATCCCTAATATTGTTTTACCATTAGCAATTAGTTTTTATACATTTCAGATCCTTGCATTTCAAATCGATGTATACAGAGGGAAAATTCAATCTGTAGTTTCAGCAGTTGATTTTACTATTTTTATTATGTTTTTCCCTCAGTTGATTGCGGGACCAATCATGAGGCATACTGATTTTTTTAAACAGTTACATAGCAAAAAACGATTTCTCGAGTTACCATTCAATGCTGGCGGATATCTCATATTACTAGGAGTGTTGAAGAAAGTCATCATCGCTGATAATATTTCGCCTGTCATCGAACCATTTTTTAGCCATCCCGAAACATACAGTGGCCTAAGCGCTCTACTGTCCGTATATGGATTTGCGATTCAAATCTATTGCGATTTTTCTGGGTATTGTGATATTGCGAGAGGATTGGCATTACTTCTGGGTTATGACATTCCTGTAAACTTCAATGCACCATATTTTTCCACTTCTCTTAAGGAGTTTTGGCAAAGATGGCATATCACACTTTCTCAATGGTTACGTGACTACCTATACATTTCGTTAGGTGGAAATCGATTCGGTAATTTGAGAACTTATTTTAATTTAGTGATCACGATGGTATTAGGTGGTTTATGGCATGGTGCTAATTATACTTTTTTAGTATGGGGTGCCCTTCATGGTTTTTATTTGATCTTCGAAAGAATTATTTCCAAACCGCACAAAGAATCTTCTTCTTATCTTATCAGAATCATAAAAGGATTAGTAGTATTTCATTTGGTGTGTTTTGCTTGGTTATTTTTTAGAATTGAAAAAATCCAAGATTTTCAATCAATTTACCAGAATATATACAATCAATCAGGTATCGATATTGCCGAGATTCCAAAGTTATATCGATTGATAGCAGTTGGATTTTTACTCCATACATACGAATATTTTCAACGTAATGTCGCAATTCAGTTTCAATATCGAAAACTATTTTTACCAAGTTTAGCAATCGTTTGTGGGATTTTGGTTCTCACATTGTCATCAAATTCAACTCAGTTTATATACTTTCAATTTTAG
- a CDS encoding DUF1574 family protein has translation MKLRKFRILYLFLLFFSIDKLVLIPPIKTFLIGEEVGNPYVESLKNLSADYLGNVKYQDKKKIWAFGTSRSMNFYQYASLPYFQNSEFISSQQKKELEKYKIYTYAAPGSNPLVYYTRFNQLLEQNYKPDIVFLEVSAFSFNKNNRFYHITLLEGMPLEFALAHFDELPKEFAHEFFFSRLFALSRYKISTKAISANVLGTKDKNMEMLKTFLPANAGSVDPFAAAFDTKANREEAPYKPDQFNDFKNFPSNDTDKYIKVSMLVDVLKKEFYGNYTENDNNFQFLSHIIDRCQKNNIKVILWIPKVHKELNDFYDTATFYPKWKQKIETIANEKQIRFVDLNESGKVQCDYYQDAAHISGRCLPEITANVLGIPK, from the coding sequence ATGAAGCTTAGAAAATTCCGAATTTTATATTTATTTTTACTCTTTTTTTCCATCGATAAATTGGTCTTGATTCCTCCTATAAAAACTTTCCTAATAGGTGAAGAGGTTGGAAATCCATATGTTGAATCTCTTAAAAATTTGAGTGCGGATTATTTAGGAAATGTAAAATACCAAGATAAAAAGAAAATTTGGGCATTTGGCACTTCTCGTTCGATGAATTTTTATCAATATGCATCATTGCCTTACTTTCAAAATTCAGAATTTATATCATCACAACAGAAAAAAGAATTAGAAAAGTATAAAATTTATACTTATGCTGCACCAGGATCCAATCCCTTGGTTTATTATACTCGATTCAATCAATTGTTAGAACAAAACTACAAACCAGATATAGTTTTTTTAGAAGTATCAGCCTTTTCGTTTAATAAAAATAATCGTTTCTATCATATTACTTTGTTAGAAGGTATGCCTTTAGAATTTGCTTTGGCACATTTCGATGAGTTACCAAAAGAGTTTGCTCACGAATTTTTCTTTTCCCGATTATTTGCATTGAGTCGTTATAAAATCTCTACTAAGGCGATTTCTGCCAATGTACTTGGAACCAAAGATAAAAATATGGAAATGTTAAAAACATTTCTCCCAGCTAATGCTGGATCAGTGGATCCATTTGCTGCCGCATTCGATACAAAAGCAAACAGAGAAGAAGCCCCTTATAAACCTGATCAATTCAATGATTTTAAAAATTTTCCTTCTAATGATACAGACAAGTACATCAAAGTATCTATGTTAGTGGATGTTTTAAAAAAAGAATTTTATGGAAATTATACGGAAAATGATAACAACTTCCAATTTTTATCTCACATCATTGACCGCTGCCAAAAAAATAATATCAAAGTGATCTTATGGATTCCGAAAGTTCACAAAGAGCTAAATGATTTTTATGACACGGCTACTTTTTATCCGAAATGGAAACAAAAAATAGAAACAATAGCAAATGAAAAACAAATCCGTTTTGTGGATTTGAATGAATCAGGCAAAGTGCAGTGTGATTATTACCAAGATGCTGCCCATATTTCTGGCAGATGTTTACCTGAAATCACGGCGAATGTTTTAGGGATTCCGAAGTAA
- a CDS encoding SBBP repeat-containing protein: MIRMYISIFYSFILISFIFQCKPSVLNNPADLQSKSFLETQILKCILNGLDCIELPQNNQGNKQWTKIFGQSGTFQTFGNSTAVERSGNVYMVGTTTGSIFGQTKISPTLENDLLIAKFKPDGQLIWAKQTGSTVTSSTYVELSHIDIFGNLYLIGSANTPFNELGSIGAGSLLIKVNSSGVILWTRVVPTGGETLGYGVTSDPWGNVYITGNTEEQLLNGQSAAGARNTFIFKYNPVGDLVWTKLFDSSGINSYGQSIQYEATTQSLIVSGQISATAQFFNKTPPGSITDSYIVSFDLNGNLKWVQLIGGTGFATQIRTMSVDQRGSIYVSGDTNGNLEGNTIDGASVQFLTRLNVFGDKIWTKLLGGGGSSVTLVSGLSADNSGHIYCFGKTNGNLLGVSKLGNNDAYLSKYDANGNLEWIRLSGNTSIDLTGRGISSDRFGVLYVTGFTTGSFDGQNKLGTYDAFLIKYE, translated from the coding sequence ATGATAAGAATGTATATTTCCATATTCTATTCTTTTATCCTTATTAGTTTTATATTTCAATGTAAACCATCCGTATTGAATAATCCTGCTGATCTCCAATCAAAATCATTTTTGGAAACACAGATTTTAAAATGCATATTGAATGGTTTGGATTGTATTGAGCTACCACAAAACAATCAAGGTAATAAACAGTGGACCAAAATTTTTGGTCAATCCGGTACTTTCCAAACATTTGGAAATTCAACTGCAGTAGAACGAAGTGGAAATGTATACATGGTAGGAACTACCACTGGATCTATTTTTGGACAAACCAAAATATCACCCACTTTAGAGAACGATCTTCTGATTGCAAAATTCAAACCAGATGGCCAATTGATTTGGGCAAAACAGACAGGTAGCACTGTTACAAGTTCGACTTATGTGGAGTTGTCTCATATCGATATATTTGGTAATTTATACCTGATAGGATCTGCCAATACTCCATTCAATGAACTTGGATCAATTGGAGCTGGTTCATTGTTAATCAAAGTTAATAGTTCTGGAGTGATTCTTTGGACAAGAGTTGTCCCTACTGGTGGGGAAACATTGGGATATGGAGTCACATCTGACCCATGGGGAAATGTATACATTACCGGAAACACAGAAGAACAACTGCTAAATGGTCAATCTGCGGCAGGTGCACGAAATACTTTCATCTTTAAATATAATCCTGTAGGAGATTTAGTTTGGACTAAACTTTTTGATAGCAGTGGGATTAATTCCTATGGGCAAAGCATTCAGTATGAAGCCACAACTCAGTCTTTAATTGTGTCTGGGCAAATTAGTGCAACAGCTCAATTTTTTAATAAAACTCCTCCTGGCTCCATCACTGATTCATATATCGTATCATTTGATTTAAATGGTAATTTGAAATGGGTACAATTGATAGGTGGAACAGGTTTTGCAACCCAAATTCGAACTATGTCTGTTGACCAAAGAGGATCTATTTACGTCTCAGGTGACACCAATGGTAATTTGGAAGGAAATACCATAGATGGAGCTTCAGTTCAATTTTTAACTCGTTTGAATGTTTTTGGAGATAAAATTTGGACAAAACTGTTAGGTGGGGGTGGTTCAAGTGTCACACTTGTAAGTGGCCTTTCCGCAGATAATTCCGGTCATATTTATTGTTTTGGTAAAACAAATGGTAACTTATTAGGTGTGAGCAAATTAGGAAATAATGATGCGTATTTATCGAAATATGATGCAAATGGAAATTTAGAATGGATTCGATTATCAGGGAATACATCCATTGATTTGACGGGACGAGGGATTTCCTCGGATCGTTTCGGTGTTTTGTATGTCACAGGATTTACAACCGGTAGTTTTGATGGCCAAAACAAACTTGGAACATACGATGCATTTCTCATCAAATATGAATGA
- a CDS encoding PA domain-containing protein — MKKSIWIILTSFFIFGNCNTKNGEDLSSLIALLNVPSNTSSDRDTSNEQPDVNVDFSYSVGDIGTGTSQSILPTGLQPSTGVSFSVTPNLPAGLSINVSTGEISGTATSYVAKTDYDITGQKNQKSKTVRISFGISHLNNDRLNQTIPSRPIGPNYTYNVNGQLTHTIPADGCSAIQNEITGKIAIIRRGTCNFQEKVIFAQNAGAIAVIHYDNTASNTIPAVNAYPTPNSITIPSTVISGNAGTTLVNDLATFNTNATMRR, encoded by the coding sequence ATGAAAAAAAGTATATGGATAATATTGACGAGTTTTTTTATATTCGGAAATTGCAATACAAAGAACGGAGAGGATTTAAGTTCTTTAATCGCATTATTGAATGTACCTTCCAATACAAGTTCCGATAGAGATACTTCCAATGAACAACCGGATGTGAATGTTGATTTCTCGTATTCAGTGGGTGATATAGGAACCGGTACATCACAATCAATTTTGCCTACTGGTTTACAACCTTCCACTGGAGTTTCTTTCTCAGTCACTCCAAATTTACCTGCAGGATTAAGCATTAATGTTTCAACTGGTGAAATATCAGGAACTGCCACGAGTTATGTAGCAAAAACGGACTATGATATTACGGGACAAAAAAATCAAAAAAGCAAAACTGTGAGAATTAGCTTTGGAATTAGTCACTTAAATAATGATCGATTGAATCAAACAATTCCATCTAGGCCAATTGGACCAAATTACACTTACAATGTAAATGGGCAGCTTACTCATACGATTCCAGCTGATGGATGTTCTGCGATTCAAAATGAAATCACGGGAAAAATTGCTATTATCAGAAGAGGAACTTGTAATTTTCAAGAAAAAGTAATCTTCGCACAAAATGCAGGAGCTATTGCTGTCATCCATTATGATAATACTGCATCGAACACAATTCCAGCTGTAAATGCATATCCGACACCGAATTCGATCACAATTCCCTCAACCGTCATTTCAGGTAATGCTGGGACTACGCTTGTGAATGATTTAGCAACATTTAACACGAATGCAACGATGCGTCGATAG
- a CDS encoding NAD(P) transhydrogenase subunit alpha, translated as MEIFVTAVTIFVLAIFVGFEIITKIPPILHTPLMSGSNAISGITLIGALYAAGIQESNITKILGLLSVIFATINVVGGFLVTHRMLGMFKKKDAPK; from the coding sequence ATGGAAATATTTGTTACAGCCGTCACGATTTTCGTTTTAGCGATCTTCGTGGGATTTGAAATCATCACAAAAATCCCTCCCATCCTCCACACCCCACTTATGTCGGGTTCGAACGCCATTTCCGGCATCACCCTCATCGGTGCATTGTATGCTGCTGGAATCCAAGAGAGCAATATCACCAAAATTTTGGGCTTACTCTCTGTTATTTTTGCTACCATCAACGTTGTGGGCGGATTTCTCGTTACACATAGAATGCTTGGAATGTTCAAGAAAAAGGATGCACCGAAATAA
- a CDS encoding NAD(P)(+) transhydrogenase (Re/Si-specific) subunit beta, with product MELISILNLAYLVASILFIIGIKQLAHPKTATRGNLLGALGMLIAVVATLFDREILSYEWIAVGVLIGSVIGIILAIKIQMTAMPQLVAVLNGFGGIASVFVAGAALQLSIPKYATAVNYQEIVSIVFSAIVGGITFSGSFIAFGKLQGFITEKAVRYPGDQLVKILVGLTAVGLGVYGCMEPTDESIYWILSGVSLLLGIFLVIPIGGADMPVVISLLNSYSGIAASATGFVLNNNVLIISGSLVGASGIILTQIMCKAMNRSLTNVLFGGFGAVATEMKDDGDFYSGKVKSTSAEEVAMLLDVARSVVIVPGYGMAVAQAQHTVRDLYQLLTARGIDVTFAIHPVAGRMPGHMNVLLAEADIPYDRLKEMDEINSTFENVDVVIVNGANDVTNPLAKTDPKSPIAGMPILDVGNAKTVVVIKRSLSAGFAGVPNPLFIADNCLMLFGDGKKATQEMIAALKES from the coding sequence ATGGAACTCATCAGCATTTTAAATTTAGCCTACCTCGTTGCTTCCATCCTATTCATCATTGGTATCAAACAATTAGCACATCCAAAGACAGCCACTCGGGGAAACCTACTCGGTGCACTGGGGATGCTCATCGCCGTTGTCGCAACACTCTTTGACAGGGAAATACTTTCTTATGAATGGATCGCTGTTGGTGTTCTCATTGGATCTGTGATTGGAATTATCCTCGCAATCAAAATCCAAATGACTGCGATGCCTCAACTTGTGGCAGTTCTCAATGGATTCGGTGGTATTGCTTCTGTTTTCGTAGCAGGTGCTGCATTACAATTGTCGATTCCAAAATATGCGACAGCAGTGAATTACCAGGAAATTGTTTCGATTGTTTTCTCTGCCATCGTAGGTGGGATTACTTTCTCTGGAAGTTTTATCGCCTTCGGAAAGTTACAAGGTTTTATCACTGAAAAAGCAGTTCGTTACCCAGGTGACCAACTTGTTAAGATCTTAGTCGGACTCACTGCAGTTGGACTTGGTGTGTATGGTTGTATGGAACCAACAGATGAGTCTATTTATTGGATCTTAAGTGGTGTGAGTTTACTACTTGGAATTTTCCTTGTGATTCCAATTGGGGGAGCTGATATGCCAGTTGTGATTTCCCTTCTTAACTCTTACTCAGGGATCGCGGCATCTGCAACAGGATTTGTTCTCAATAATAATGTGCTTATCATTTCAGGATCACTTGTAGGAGCATCTGGAATCATTCTGACACAAATCATGTGTAAAGCGATGAACCGAAGTTTGACGAATGTTCTCTTTGGTGGATTCGGGGCTGTCGCTACAGAAATGAAAGATGATGGCGATTTTTACTCAGGTAAAGTCAAATCAACGAGTGCAGAAGAAGTGGCAATGTTACTTGATGTTGCAAGAAGTGTCGTAATTGTTCCAGGTTATGGTATGGCTGTGGCACAAGCACAACATACAGTAAGAGATTTATACCAACTCTTAACGGCTCGTGGAATCGATGTTACTTTTGCAATCCATCCAGTAGCAGGTCGTATGCCTGGTCACATGAACGTACTACTCGCTGAAGCAGATATTCCTTATGATCGATTGAAAGAGATGGACGAGATCAATAGTACTTTCGAAAATGTTGATGTTGTAATCGTTAATGGCGCTAATGACGTAACGAACCCACTTGCAAAAACAGATCCAAAATCACCAATTGCTGGTATGCCGATCTTGGATGTTGGAAATGCAAAAACGGTAGTTGTGATCAAAAGAAGTTTGAGTGCTGGATTTGCGGGAGTTCCCAATCCACTCTTCATTGCTGATAACTGTTTGATGTTGTTTGGTGATGGTAAAAAAGCTACGCAAGAGATGATTGCAGCGTTAAAAGAATCTTAG
- a CDS encoding response regulator transcription factor → MKKQVYIVDDHPLVVDALQNLIAKSDDLACIGSADNIEKAFNDIEQMQPTLVLIDIQLKQNQNGLQLLKKLRTTFPNIAVIIISMLTDDTFVDRAFKLGAMGYVFKEDTTTQIVEAIHTVLKGDYFVSSSQATRLLGHLYRASQKDEKDPIDRLSNRELEVFLMIGEGMPVKEIAANMGLAPSTIETLRSRIKSKLSITENEKLIRVAVEWKYTQAKTDIVVS, encoded by the coding sequence ATGAAAAAACAAGTCTATATCGTTGATGACCATCCTCTTGTAGTAGATGCATTACAAAACCTAATCGCTAAATCTGATGATTTAGCGTGTATTGGAAGTGCAGATAATATTGAAAAAGCCTTTAACGATATAGAACAAATGCAACCTACACTTGTTTTGATTGATATCCAACTCAAACAAAACCAAAACGGTTTACAACTTCTGAAGAAACTTCGAACAACTTTTCCAAATATTGCCGTCATCATCATCAGTATGTTGACGGACGATACCTTTGTGGATCGTGCATTCAAACTAGGTGCTATGGGTTACGTGTTCAAAGAAGATACAACCACACAAATTGTAGAAGCAATTCACACCGTACTAAAGGGTGATTATTTTGTAAGTTCTTCCCAAGCGACAAGACTACTTGGGCATTTGTATCGTGCTTCTCAAAAAGACGAAAAGGATCCAATTGATCGATTGTCCAATCGAGAGTTGGAAGTATTTCTTATGATTGGAGAAGGGATGCCTGTGAAGGAAATTGCAGCCAATATGGGACTTGCACCTTCTACAATTGAAACCTTACGTTCCAGAATCAAATCCAAACTGAGCATCACAGAAAACGAAAAATTGATTCGTGTGGCAGTGGAGTGGAAATACACCCAAGCCAAAACCGATATCGTCGTTTCGTAA
- a CDS encoding tetratricopeptide repeat protein has translation MKIKLKLIFTLFFFVSIQYALIAEDQESIEINAKIEIEKVSRNIINALRYGKFGLADAEWKKIQSEVYKSYAEYDYLNGSLLYSRMEWQEAKESLNRTLKKEPNHEAASFLLGMIYAQEDSWSEAKETWLETNQISPYNPFYHYNLGLAYYILKDYNNAIISLSKSLEYKANYNEAKLILAKTYLELNQVEKAKTELAAILEQDPKHILASHLMGRVVYLLEKDPKKSLTYLKNPRALGWREKKVYARCYFEMRKWREAENLLRPIAYSPFADEYDQSFYLNLLLNLGFDERANDFFHFIQKQSQNESKIAEAYRMLLSSREGKDLLYHYFKLRY, from the coding sequence ATGAAAATAAAACTTAAGCTCATCTTCACCCTATTCTTCTTTGTAAGTATTCAATATGCCTTAATTGCTGAGGATCAGGAATCGATTGAGATCAACGCAAAAATTGAAATCGAAAAGGTAAGTCGAAATATCATCAATGCTTTACGTTATGGAAAATTTGGTTTAGCAGATGCAGAGTGGAAAAAAATCCAATCAGAAGTTTACAAATCATATGCTGAGTACGATTATTTAAACGGAAGTTTGTTATATTCAAGAATGGAATGGCAAGAAGCCAAAGAAAGTTTAAATCGAACTCTAAAAAAAGAACCGAATCATGAAGCCGCAAGTTTCTTACTAGGTATGATTTATGCGCAAGAGGATAGTTGGTCTGAAGCAAAGGAAACTTGGTTAGAAACAAACCAAATTTCACCCTATAATCCTTTTTATCATTATAACTTAGGATTAGCGTACTACATTTTAAAAGATTACAATAATGCCATTATTTCTCTCAGCAAATCTTTGGAATACAAAGCCAATTATAATGAAGCAAAACTTATTTTAGCAAAAACCTATTTGGAACTTAACCAAGTAGAAAAAGCAAAAACAGAACTCGCTGCTATTTTAGAACAAGATCCAAAACATATATTAGCATCTCATTTAATGGGACGAGTGGTGTATTTACTCGAAAAAGATCCAAAAAAATCTCTTACCTACTTAAAAAATCCAAGGGCATTGGGTTGGAGAGAAAAAAAGGTATACGCTCGTTGTTATTTTGAAATGAGAAAATGGAGAGAAGCGGAGAATTTACTCAGACCAATTGCGTATTCACCGTTTGCTGACGAATACGATCAAAGTTTTTATCTTAACTTACTTCTCAATCTTGGCTTTGATGAAAGGGCTAACGACTTTTTTCATTTCATCCAAAAACAATCTCAAAACGAATCGAAAATTGCAGAAGCGTATAGAATGTTACTCTCTTCCCGTGAAGGAAAAGATTTACTCTATCACTACTTTAAATTGCGATATTAG